From a single Bufo bufo chromosome 9, aBufBuf1.1, whole genome shotgun sequence genomic region:
- the IL5RA gene encoding interleukin-5 receptor subunit alpha, with protein sequence MPGAASLLLLLSCCQVFAYDVIEPPQEVNIAVPILGSITLTWKHSVAPQNKKVKYVVKVITPEKTEEIKTSKNYSTRYMLALHGGLTAQVAALTFDSQDYTLPNMNEIMKKTSVVLPPYPGAEGTSATDLSCQILIDSSGKCPLSCKWAPGAKAPADTEYNLYYRCDTEIERCLDYTTEPGGQRRVGCWTLSKYISTSSDKPFLVLINGTSKSLKIRAMEKIFTSGEIETIPPVQKLTLNKTGLHWKNPVPSLPETCFQYEVNIGSKGRNETFTVADSSYSIDFLQKPSTRHVIRVRAVGKEPCWFRNNVHSPWTDLLDSREDVDSSDTLGIILSVCLGVSVILTLLLCIRFWGRLFPQIPKPNNDLKDIFQNVQNQALMRCNSWDNEEVISYIEEIVESDKYKTSSDYGHIGDYSSSGLCKPLK encoded by the exons ATGCCCGGAGCAGCGAGTCTCCTCTTATTGTTGTCGTGTTGTCAGGTGTTTGCGTACG ATGTGATTGAACCACCACAGGAGGTGAACATTGCTGTGCCCATCCTGGGGTCCATAACCTTGACCTGGAAACACAGCGTCGCCCCccagaacaaaaaagtaaaatacgTGGTGAAGGTCATCACCCcagagaagacagaagaaatCAAG ACGTCTAAGAATTACTCCACCCGCTATATGTTGGCGCTGCACGGAGGTCTCACCGCTCAGGTTGCTGCACTGACATTTGACTCCCAAGACTATACTTTGCCAAATATGAATGAGATCATGAAGAAGACGTCTGTGGTTCTCCCTCCGTATCCGG GAGCTGAAGGAACATCGGCCACTGATTTATCCTGTCAGATTCTTATAGACTCATCAGGAAAATGTCCCCTCAGCTGTAAATGGGCCCCTGGGGCCAAGGCTCCAGCGGATACAGAGTATAACCTTTactacag GTGTGATACAGAGATTGAGAGGTGCCTGGACTACACGACAGAACCCGGGGGCCAAAGACGGGTCGGGTGTTGGACTCTCTCCAAATACATCTCCACCAGCAGCGACAAACCATTCCTGGTTCTCATCAATGGGACAAGCAAGAGCCTAAAGATCAGAGCAATGGAGAAGATATTCACATCAGGTGAAATAG AGACCATCCCACCCGTCCAGAAACTGACACTGAATAAGACGGGATTACACTGGAAGAACCCTGTCCCCTCCTTACCAGAAACATGCTTCCAATATGAAGTCAACATCGGGTCAAAGGGCAGAAATGAAACG TTTACAGTAGCAGATTCCAGCTACTCAATTGACTTCCTGCAAAAACCCTCTACTAGGCATGTCATCCGTGTGAGAGCAGTTGGAAAGGAGCCATGTTGGTTTCGTAACAATGTGCACAGCCCTTGGACGGACCTTTTAGACTCTAGGGAAG ATGTTGACAGCAGTGACACCCTTGGGATCATTCTGTCTGTCTGCCTTGGTGTATCGGTCATCCTTACACTTCTTTTGTGCATTAG GTTTTGGGGACGTTTATTTCCACAGATTCCAAAACCCAACAATGACCTCAAGGACATTTTCCAAAATGTACAAAACCAG GCACTGATGCGCTGCAACTCATGGGACAACGAAGAAGTGATCAGCTACATTGAGGAGATAGTAGAATCAGACAAGTACAAGACGTCCTCAGATTATGGGCACATTGGAGATTATTCCTCCAGTGGACTGTGTAAACCCTTAAAataa